The genomic stretch ACTATATTTCCGACCTTATCGAAATATTAAATACTAAAGAATATGCAATTATAGTTATTTCAAAATCAGGAACTACTACCGAACCGGCTGTAGCTTTCCGGATTTTAAAAGACCATATAAAGAAAAAGTATGGTAAAAATGCGCTCAAGAACCGCGTCGTCGTCATTACAGATAAAGAAAAAGGTGCGCTCAAAAAACTTGCTGACGACGAAGGATATACCACTTTTATCATTCCTGATGACGTGGGAGGACGTTATTCGGTATTCACCCCGGTAGGATTATTTCCGATAGCCGTTGCAGGATTCAACATCCGCAAACTAATAGCCGGAGCCCAACTTATGCAACAATACCTAACCTCGCAATCGGGGATGGTAGTTAACCCGGCTGCTTTGTATGCAGCAACACGAAATGCTTTATATCGTAAAAGTTTTACAACAGAAATATTTGTAAGCTACGAACCCCGCCTTTTATACCTTGCCGAATGGTGGAAGCAATTATTTGGTGAAAGTGAAGGGAAGGAATTAAAGGGAATTTTTCCGGCAACCGTAAGCAATACTACCGACCTGCATTCAATGGGGCAATATATTCAACAAGGGCAAAGGAATATTTTTGAAACTGTAATAAGTGTAAAAAATCCTGACAAAACAATCATAGTTCCCTTTGAAAAAGAAAATTCTGACGGCATTAATTTTCTTGCCGGTAAAAGAGTGTATACCATAAACCATAAAGCTGAATTGGGTACACTTCTTGCCCATATTGACGGAGGAGTACCCAATCTGGTGGTTGAAATTCCATCCATAAACGAATATACACTGGGACAACTACTGTACTTTTTCGAATATGCCTGCGCTCTGAGTGGTTATCTGCTACAGGTTAATCCTTTCGACCAACCTGGTGTAGAAGATTATAAAAAAAATATGTTTGCTCTATTGGATAAGCCTGGTTTTGAAGAAGAATCCCAAAAAATAAAAAAGCGTTTATTACTCTAATACCCAACAACTCATGAAAAAATTTGCAGTAGTTCTTGCCGGGTGTGGCACTCTGGATGGCGCCGAAATTCATGAAGCCACTTTACTTTTGTTAGCCATTAAAAAAGCTGGTGCTTCTTACGAAATATTTGCACCCGATATACCTCAATATTATGTAATAAACCACATTACAGGCGAAGAGATGCCTGAAAAACGTAATATTATGGTAGAAGCAGCCCGGATAGCCCGTGGAAAAATTAAAGAAATAGATACTTTTTGCCCCGACCAGTTTGACGTCCTTGCTTTTCCGGGAGGAACCGGTTTTACAAAAAACATGTGCAACTTTGCATTCAAAGGAGCAGAATGTGAAGTACATCCGAAAATTTCCCGTGCTATTTTAAAAATGGCAGAAACAAAAAAACCCATTGCTGCTATGTGTATTGCCCCGGTAGCCCTTGCCAGGGTTTTAAACAATGTACAAATTACCTTAGGTGCCGAACCTTCCAAGGCAGTGGATGCAATTAAAAAAATGGGCGCCAGGCATATTCCTTCAACGCATGGAGAAGTTGTTTATGATGAAAAATATAACGTGTTTACCACCCCTTCTTATATGCTTGATGCAAGTATAACCGACGTGGCAGAAGGTGCAGACAAACTGGTAGCAGCCATACTTTCACATTTAGGATAAAAAAACCCGTACGTTAAACGTACGGGTTACCCATCAAATTATGAGAAAATTAGTGTAAAAACATTTCGTCTCTCACAATATCATTATTCATCAAAATCTGCTTTAGAAGGAACCTCAGGCGCAGATATATTGATGTTACCTGTAGTATCAATATCGGCTGTTGTAGGTATCTCAGGTGCAAGATATTGAAATTCTGCATTTTCAATTGGTGCTTCAGAAGGTATTTCAGGCTTTGCTTGCAAAAGAAAGGCAAATGGCTCCAACATAGTAACAATTTCATCAAAACGTGCTTCTATAGGAGTTGCAGGTGTAAGTCGCAGATAAGAAGGAGGAATACTGTTTTCTGTCTTATTTACTACTGCTGCATTGGCAATCTGAAGGCTTATCATTGCTGCTGCTATCATGGTAAAAAAATTTATTTTCATGGTTTTTTGGTTTTTATGTGGTTGTTTCTATAATCGTGCCAGAAATTTTATTTGTTTGATTTTTAATTCTGTATATTCTTTATAATGTATTAACTATTTTATTTTTGTTCGTTTAGATAAGCAAGTGTTCGTTTTTGTGCACTCTTTGTCTTTTCTGGCTTGTATGTATCAGACGTTGTTTAAAAACATTTGTTACATACTAATACAAATATTTATATAACAATCACTATATCTTTAATTTATAATGATTGCCCTGTCTTTGCACAAACAAAAAAAGAGAAATTGTTTAATACAAAACAATGAATAATTAACCAGAATGCAGGAGTAAGTATTTTGTTCGCTACAGCTTACCTTCAACAACAATTACGATTTCACCTTTTACAGGTTTTTCTTTATAAAGATTGATTAATTCTGCCAGGGTAGTTCTTTGGGTTTCTTCATATATTTTGGTAAGCTCGCGACTTAAACTGGCTTTTCTTTCGGGTCCGAAAAAATCGGCAAATTGTTCCAGGGTTTTAAGAATACGGTGGGGAGATTCATAAAAAACAAGAGTATAGGGAACTTCCGCCAGCCATTTTAATCGGGTTTGCCGTCCCTTTTTGTGGGGAAGAAAACCTTCAAAAATGAATTTCTCGCAAGGCAATCCCGAATTGATAAGTGCGGGAACAAAGGCAGTAGCTCCGGGAAGGCACTCTACTGCAATACCTTCACGCAAACATTCGCGAACAAGCAAAAATCCCGGATCCGAAATTCCCGGCGTGCCCGCATCACTTACCAGAGCTATCGTATTTTCAACGTGAAACTTCGCAACAATGTCTTTTACAACTTTATGTTCATTAAACAGGTGAAACGAAAACATGCGGGTGGTAATTCCATAATGGGCAAGAAGTCTGGAAGTGTTCCGGGTATCTTCCGCAAAAATCAAGTCCACCTCTTTCAAAATTCGTAATGCCCTGAGAGTAATATCTTCCAGGTTGCCTATAGGAGTGGGAACCACAAATAATTTTACCATTGTTTTTTACAATGAGGTTATATATGTTGTGAGCAGGCGAAAAAGATCGGCATATTCTGTTAAGGGAAGTTTATCGGGAACATCATATAAATTATGGTATTCGGTAAACTCTTTTCCCTGGGTGTATATAAATATGGAAGGAATATTGTTTTTATGAAAATAATAATGATCACTCCCCTGTGATTCTCCTCTCTGAAACACCGCATTCAGATAGTTTTTTTCTTTGTTCAGGGCATTTAATTTCTCCCATACCAGGCTATAAACCTTTCCGTTTGCTACTCCTATTCCTTCGCTACCCGTTCCTACCATGTCGAGGTTAACCACCAGTTTAATGTTTTTTAATGGGAAAATAGGGTTTTCGCAATAGAATTTTGAACCCAGTAAACCGGCTTCTTCTCCGCTAAAAGCCATAAAAGCCAGTGAATAAGCTGGGCGATTCCATGGTTGAGAAAAATAACGAGCCAAATCAATTACCATGGCGGTTCCGCTTGCATTGTCGTTTGCACCGGGAAAATATACTTTTTGCCCCATCTGACCAAGATGATCATAATGTGCACAAAATACAATAAAGGTATCCGGCTGAACAGTACCCGGTAAATATGCGAGCACGTTTTGGCTTATATAATTTTCAACATAATGGTTTTCAATTTGCAGAGAAATAGTTTGGGCTTTTGCAGGAAATTTTGATTTTTCAATTTCTATCTCCGGATGGGTGCCTACTTTCTTTGAACCCGATGCGCTCCAGCTTACTTTTTCATCTTTAAGAATAACTACCCCTTTTACCGAATTGACAATAATTTTTCGTAATGAATCAGCCAGGGCTTTTTGCTTTTTATCCTTAATACCTGCAAAATCGTTACGCGAATACGCCACAAAAACATCCTTTTTATCTTGTTTGCTAAATTTGAACAATTTATTGGGATTTGTAATGGTCTTTTTATCCAGTAATACCAATGGGAAACTACCTTTGGTGGAAGGAGAAAAGCCAGCAACCATGTAATCATATCCGGGTACAAGTTTTTTTCCGTCTATTGTTACACTGATTTCTCCATCAAAATTATTAATTGGAAAACTAAAATGCTGGTAATAATTTTCTGTAAGAGGAGGTAAACCAAGTGAATCAAATTGCAATCTGATAAACGATGCTGCGAGTTTATCTCCATTATTGGTGTATCCCCGCCCAAACATTTCGGGTGATGCCAGTTTGTTAATAATTTTTCTTACCAATTCACAATCTTGTGAATATAATAATTTATTTATTAATAAAATAATTAATATAAATAAAATAAGTTTCTTCACTTCAATATTTTTATTTTATAAAACGACGCGATACAAAAGAATTTAACTTTGCAAGAGAAGGTAAGTTTTCGTTCCAGGTCTTATCAAACTGTAATTGATTCAAATAATCAGCGGCTTGTTCAAATGTTGCAAAATTATTCAGTTTGTTGATGGCTTCGTCATATTCTTTCATATTGCCTTCGAATAGTTCGTTCATAATGATAAATTTATCATTAATACCTATGGCATTTTTTAGATTGACAATTTTTTTCTGCTCCATTTGCTCAACAAATCTCATATCTTTTTGCTGATTTTTAATCAAATTATCATATAACGAAACCGGGGTATCCGAAGTAGAAATGTTGCGCTGCAATGGTGATGTATCAAAAAGTTCTGGTGCCACAGGTTCTATTTTGTCTTTTGTTGCCGGAATCTCTAAATCGGGAAAAAGCGAAACGGTGTTGGTTCTTTCTTCTTCGTTGTTTGCAACGGGAGTGGTTTCTGTTTTTTCCATTATATTTTCCTTGAAAGCATTTTCGGTGAACTTTTTTTCAACTAAAGTAGGTTGCTGCGCATTTTCTTCTGGTTGATGCTCCTGAAAATACATCGGGGCTTCATTAGGTTTTGCGACATCAAGAATCTCATTTTCACTAACTTTAACTAATAACGTGATATCCTGGTAAAAATCTCTTATTTTTTCCAATAAAATATCTAACTCAATTTCCGGAATTTTATTTTCAAACCCGTTCACTACTCTTAGCTGATTTTCAATAGAATGGAATTTTAAATTGGCTTTATCTCTGATAATCTTTTTTTGCATGACATCTGGTTTTATAGGATTAAACAAAATGCTTGTATAAATTTGCTTTCGAAATTCTTTTCAAAAATAACGCTAAAATTAAACTTTATACATTTTTATTCATGTTTTTAGAAAGAAATGCTGACAAACAGCAACGCAACGGATGGATAGAACTGATTTGCGGTTGTATGTTTTCGGGCAAAACAGAAGAACTTATCAGAAGGTTGAAACGTGCAAAAATTGCCCGGCAAAAGGTAGAGATATTTAAACCGGAAATAGACATAAGATACGATGTCGTCAATGTCGTGTCACACGACGAAAATTATATTGTTTCCACTCCTGTGCAAAGTGCTTCCGAGATATTATTGTATAGCAACTCGGTAGATGTTGTTGGTATTGATGAAGCCCAGTTTTTTGACTCTGATCTCTCAGCAGTATGCAATCAACTTGCTGACAATGGACTCAGGGTGATTGTAGCCGGACTCGACATGGATTTTATGGGTAAACCTTTTGGACCTATACCTGCATTAATGGCTACTGCAGAATATGTTACAAAAGTACATGCCATTTGTATCCGTTGCGGAAATCTTGCCCACTATTCGCACCGCATCATTGAGAACAATAAATTGGTACTTCTGGGTGAAAAAGACAGCTATGAACCCCTTTGCCGAAGTTGTTTCACAAAAGCGATACGATAAAAATTTTATAATGATTTATTTTTGTATTTTTAACGATCAATTCAACTTGGAAAATGATAAAACTGGTAATCATTGATGATGAAGTAAGATCGAGAGATTCAATACACCAAATGCTTGATAATTACTGCAATGATGTTTTTGTGGCAGGAGAAGCCGGAAGTGTAAAAGACGGAATCAGACTTATCGAAGAGAAAAGCCCCGATGTGGTTTTATTAGATATCAGGCTGCCTGATGGGTCAGGTTTTGATCTGCTACGCCAAATAGGGAAAATTGATTTTGGAATCATTTTTATTACAGCATACGAAGAATATGCTATTAAAGCTTTTAAATTTAATGCTATTGATTATATTTTAAAACCGATAGACCCGAGCGATCTGGTGAATTGTATTGAAAAGTCCAAAAAGGTTGTTGAACGGGAAAACATTCAAGATAAACTGCAAATACTACTCGATAGTCTGGATATGCCTTCAAAAGAAGAAAAAGTCATTGTTTTAAGAACTAATGACAGTGTGTATCCAGTGAATATCAATGATATAATACGTTGTGAATCGGAACGGAACTATACTTATTTCTATTTCACAAACGGAGAAAAACTCCTTGTTTCAAAATCTATGCGCGAATATGCAGACGAACTTGTAAAACATAATTTTTTTCGTATTCACCAATCGCATGTAGTAAACTTGCGGTTTATTAAAAGATATAACAAAGAAGATGCAACCTGTATCTTAAAAGATAATTCGTTGGTTCCCGTTTCGTGGCGAAAACGTGACGAATTACTCGAATTATTCAAAAAATTATAATTTTTTTTTGCGAATATACAATAAACTCTAACGAATAATGCTCAAATCCGAGCGTTTGAAAAATAGTTGCCTTTTCCTTTTTTTAATGTTATAATATTGCAAATTGGATATTAGTGCATAGTGAAGGTATTTTTCGCAAGGATAATCTTTTGCTTTGCTCCCATCCTTTGCAATTAATTTCATAAAAAAATAACCCGGCAATGGAATCCGCATTCAAATTTGAAAGATTCAAGGGTGGAACTTTTTTTCATTCCGAGGTTATTGAAATAAATAATATGTTCATTACTTACCAAAAACATGGTGTCTTTTTAAAGCCCTGTACCATTGCAATACCCCTAAACTATATTACCGATGTAGAACTTGAAAAAAACGTTTACCGGACAAGCATTATTATTAAAAGCTATTCCGATAATAAAATAATGGCACGTGGTTTTTCAAAAAAACAAGCGTTAAGAATAAAAAAACTTTTAAATAATTAATTCCCTCCTTTTCAATTTAAGTAATCATCCACAGCCTGAGTCCCGAGTCATTTGCAAAAAGCAATCCGTATCCCTCCTCCCTTTCGGGACTCTTTTTTCTTATCTATCGTTTTTTATTGTTTTTTTTCCCAATTTTGCATTAGTGATTTTGATAATAAGCTATGGCTGGTTTTGATAATATACGTTTTCAACTTTTTGACGACCCCTTGAAGTTTTATAACTCCTTACTTGCCGATATTCAAAATGCAAAACAATATATTTATATTGAAACTTATCGTTGGGGAAACGACCAGATTGGCATCAAATTCAGAGATGCAGTAACTGCCAAAGCAAAAGAAGGGGTTGAAGTAAAATTACTTCTCGATTCCTGGGCGACCCAAGTTACTATTCCTTTTTTTTCCCATCTTGTTCAATATGGAGGAGAAGTACGTTTTTATAAAAAAATTAAATTTTATTTCGACTTTTTTACAAAAAATCACCGACGCAATCACCGCAAATTATATCTTATTGACAATAAAATATCCTATATTGGTTCCCCCAATTTAACTGGATATTCCATCAACTGGAGGGAATTAATCATAAAACTGGAAGATAATATTACGTTTAAATTAAAAAAATCATTTTTAGATAGCTATAAAATATATAATAAATACATATTTAATAAATTTTCATTTAAGAAAACTATCCATCATAAAAATTTTGAAATCATTCAAGATATTCCTTCTATTTATCGTCAACAAATAAAAAAAAGGTATGAAAAATTGATTTTAGAAGCAAAAAAGGAAGTAATTATAGAAACCCCTTACTTTTTGCCAGGTTACAAATTGCGTAAGGCAATGATTGATGCTTCGGAACGCGGTGTTGAAGTAAAAATTATTGTACCCGAACATTCCGATGTTCGTAGTGTGGACATTTTACGAAGCCGCTATCTTGGGCCATTGCATAAAAGCGGAGTGAAAATAATGTTTTATTATCCTAATAACTTGCACGCTAAATGCTTGCTTACAGACAATCGTACTTTTGTAATCGGAACCCCAAATTTCGATTACAGAAGTTTCCGTTATCAGCATGAAATTGCCTTGCTGGGACAGCACCCAGAAATCATTCAACAGATTCAATTGCATGTTAAAGAAACACTTGGCAATTGTATTGCATTTAATTACGATAAATGGCTTAAACGACCTTTAATTGAAAAGCTTTTCGAACACCTGCTTATTCCATTCCGTCACCTGTTTTAGTAATTACTTTACTAAAAGAAAATTTCATTTATAAAAAAAGCGAGGATAAATCCTCGCTTTTTATTGTTTTCTATGGTTTCTAAGGCAGATTAAGCAATTTTGATTTCTTTTGTCAAGTTTACAGCCTCTTGCTTTTTGGGCATTACAATTTCCATGATGCCATTTTTGTATTCAGCATTAATTTTTTCTGAATCAATGGTACGAGGAAGCGTAAACGAACGGCTGAATGCTCCATACGAAAATTCTCGGCGGGTATAATTGCTTTCTTCTTCTGTTTTTTCATATTCT from Lentimicrobiaceae bacterium encodes the following:
- a CDS encoding glucose-6-phosphate isomerase, with amino-acid sequence MIDVKIDISNALGFVSMETIRSLQPAISQSHLSLIEKTGKGNNFTGWVQLPQNTSPDFLSTIEQEALKIKKIAEVVVVIGIGGSYLGAKAVIDALSHHFSSLKSTWESPLILYAGQNLSEDYISDLIEILNTKEYAIIVISKSGTTTEPAVAFRILKDHIKKKYGKNALKNRVVVITDKEKGALKKLADDEGYTTFIIPDDVGGRYSVFTPVGLFPIAVAGFNIRKLIAGAQLMQQYLTSQSGMVVNPAALYAATRNALYRKSFTTEIFVSYEPRLLYLAEWWKQLFGESEGKELKGIFPATVSNTTDLHSMGQYIQQGQRNIFETVISVKNPDKTIIVPFEKENSDGINFLAGKRVYTINHKAELGTLLAHIDGGVPNLVVEIPSINEYTLGQLLYFFEYACALSGYLLQVNPFDQPGVEDYKKNMFALLDKPGFEEESQKIKKRLLL
- the elbB gene encoding isoprenoid biosynthesis glyoxalase ElbB; translated protein: MKKFAVVLAGCGTLDGAEIHEATLLLLAIKKAGASYEIFAPDIPQYYVINHITGEEMPEKRNIMVEAARIARGKIKEIDTFCPDQFDVLAFPGGTGFTKNMCNFAFKGAECEVHPKISRAILKMAETKKPIAAMCIAPVALARVLNNVQITLGAEPSKAVDAIKKMGARHIPSTHGEVVYDEKYNVFTTPSYMLDASITDVAEGADKLVAAILSHLG
- the rsmI gene encoding 16S rRNA (cytidine(1402)-2'-O)-methyltransferase, which produces MVKLFVVPTPIGNLEDITLRALRILKEVDLIFAEDTRNTSRLLAHYGITTRMFSFHLFNEHKVVKDIVAKFHVENTIALVSDAGTPGISDPGFLLVRECLREGIAVECLPGATAFVPALINSGLPCEKFIFEGFLPHKKGRQTRLKWLAEVPYTLVFYESPHRILKTLEQFADFFGPERKASLSRELTKIYEETQRTTLAELINLYKEKPVKGEIVIVVEGKL
- a CDS encoding M28 family peptidase, with translation MKKLILFILIILLINKLLYSQDCELVRKIINKLASPEMFGRGYTNNGDKLAASFIRLQFDSLGLPPLTENYYQHFSFPINNFDGEISVTIDGKKLVPGYDYMVAGFSPSTKGSFPLVLLDKKTITNPNKLFKFSKQDKKDVFVAYSRNDFAGIKDKKQKALADSLRKIIVNSVKGVVILKDEKVSWSASGSKKVGTHPEIEIEKSKFPAKAQTISLQIENHYVENYISQNVLAYLPGTVQPDTFIVFCAHYDHLGQMGQKVYFPGANDNASGTAMVIDLARYFSQPWNRPAYSLAFMAFSGEEAGLLGSKFYCENPIFPLKNIKLVVNLDMVGTGSEGIGVANGKVYSLVWEKLNALNKEKNYLNAVFQRGESQGSDHYYFHKNNIPSIFIYTQGKEFTEYHNLYDVPDKLPLTEYADLFRLLTTYITSL
- a CDS encoding thymidine kinase, coding for MFLERNADKQQRNGWIELICGCMFSGKTEELIRRLKRAKIARQKVEIFKPEIDIRYDVVNVVSHDENYIVSTPVQSASEILLYSNSVDVVGIDEAQFFDSDLSAVCNQLADNGLRVIVAGLDMDFMGKPFGPIPALMATAEYVTKVHAICIRCGNLAHYSHRIIENNKLVLLGEKDSYEPLCRSCFTKAIR
- a CDS encoding LytTR family DNA-binding domain-containing protein encodes the protein MIKLVIIDDEVRSRDSIHQMLDNYCNDVFVAGEAGSVKDGIRLIEEKSPDVVLLDIRLPDGSGFDLLRQIGKIDFGIIFITAYEEYAIKAFKFNAIDYILKPIDPSDLVNCIEKSKKVVERENIQDKLQILLDSLDMPSKEEKVIVLRTNDSVYPVNINDIIRCESERNYTYFYFTNGEKLLVSKSMREYADELVKHNFFRIHQSHVVNLRFIKRYNKEDATCILKDNSLVPVSWRKRDELLELFKKL
- a CDS encoding phosphatidylserine/phosphatidylglycerophosphate/cardiolipin synthase family protein, encoding MAGFDNIRFQLFDDPLKFYNSLLADIQNAKQYIYIETYRWGNDQIGIKFRDAVTAKAKEGVEVKLLLDSWATQVTIPFFSHLVQYGGEVRFYKKIKFYFDFFTKNHRRNHRKLYLIDNKISYIGSPNLTGYSINWRELIIKLEDNITFKLKKSFLDSYKIYNKYIFNKFSFKKTIHHKNFEIIQDIPSIYRQQIKKRYEKLILEAKKEVIIETPYFLPGYKLRKAMIDASERGVEVKIIVPEHSDVRSVDILRSRYLGPLHKSGVKIMFYYPNNLHAKCLLTDNRTFVIGTPNFDYRSFRYQHEIALLGQHPEIIQQIQLHVKETLGNCIAFNYDKWLKRPLIEKLFEHLLIPFRHLF